From one Enterobacter kobei genomic stretch:
- the secE gene encoding preprotein translocase subunit SecE, whose translation MSANTEAQGSGRGLEAMKWVVVAALLIVAIVGNYLYRDMMLPLRALAVVILIAAAGGVALLTTKGKATVAFAREARTEVRKVIWPTRQETLHTTLIVAAVTAVMSLILWGLDGILVRLVSFITGLRF comes from the coding sequence ATGAGTGCGAATACCGAAGCTCAAGGGAGCGGGCGCGGCCTGGAAGCGATGAAGTGGGTTGTTGTTGCTGCGCTGCTGATCGTGGCTATCGTTGGCAACTACCTTTATCGTGACATGATGCTGCCGTTACGCGCGCTGGCAGTCGTTATTTTAATTGCTGCAGCGGGTGGTGTCGCGCTGTTGACGACGAAGGGTAAAGCGACCGTTGCTTTTGCCCGTGAAGCGAGAACCGAAGTCCGTAAAGTGATTTGGCCAACTCGCCAGGAAACATTGCACACCACGCTGATTGTGGCAGCAGTTACTGCTGTTATGTCACTGATCCTGTGGGGACTGGATGGTATTCTGGTTCGCCTGGTATCCTTTATCACTGGCCTGAGGTTCTGA
- the tuf gene encoding elongation factor Tu yields MSKEKFERTKPHVNVGTIGHVDHGKTTLTAAITTVLAKTYGGSARAFDQIDNAPEEKARGITINTSHVEYDTPTRHYAHVDCPGHADYVKNMITGAAQMDGAILVVAATDGPMPQTREHILLGRQVGVPYIIVFLNKCDMVDDEELLELVEMEVRELLSQYDFPGDDTPIVRGSALKALEGEAQWEEKIIELAGYLDSYIPEPERAIDKPFLLPIEDVFSISGRGTVVTGRVERGIVKVGEEVEIVGIKDTAKSTCTGVEMFRKLLDEGRAGENVGVLLRGIKREEIERGQVLAKPGSIKPHTKFESEVYILSKDEGGRHTPFFKGYRPQFYFRTTDVTGTIELPEGVEMVMPGDNIKMVVTLIHPIAMDDGLRFAIREGGRTVGAGVVAKVIS; encoded by the coding sequence ATGTCTAAAGAAAAGTTTGAACGTACAAAACCGCACGTTAACGTCGGTACTATCGGCCACGTTGACCATGGCAAAACAACACTGACTGCTGCAATCACTACCGTTCTGGCTAAAACCTACGGTGGTTCTGCTCGTGCATTCGATCAGATCGATAACGCGCCGGAAGAAAAAGCTCGTGGTATCACCATCAACACTTCTCACGTTGAATATGACACCCCGACTCGCCACTACGCACACGTAGACTGCCCGGGCCACGCCGACTATGTTAAAAACATGATCACCGGTGCTGCTCAGATGGATGGCGCAATCCTGGTTGTTGCTGCGACTGACGGCCCGATGCCGCAGACCCGTGAGCACATCCTGCTGGGTCGCCAGGTAGGCGTTCCGTACATCATCGTGTTCCTGAACAAATGCGACATGGTTGATGACGAAGAGCTGCTGGAACTGGTAGAGATGGAAGTTCGTGAACTGCTGTCTCAGTACGATTTCCCGGGCGACGACACCCCGATCGTACGTGGTTCTGCACTGAAAGCGCTGGAAGGCGAAGCACAGTGGGAAGAGAAAATCATCGAACTGGCTGGCTACCTGGATTCTTACATCCCGGAACCAGAACGTGCGATTGACAAGCCGTTCCTGCTGCCTATCGAAGACGTATTCTCCATCTCCGGCCGTGGTACTGTTGTAACCGGTCGTGTAGAGCGCGGTATCGTTAAAGTGGGTGAAGAAGTTGAAATCGTTGGTATCAAAGATACTGCGAAATCAACCTGTACTGGCGTTGAAATGTTCCGCAAACTGCTGGACGAAGGCCGTGCTGGTGAGAACGTTGGTGTTCTGCTGCGTGGTATCAAACGTGAAGAAATCGAACGTGGTCAGGTACTGGCTAAGCCGGGTTCAATCAAGCCGCACACCAAATTCGAATCTGAAGTTTACATTCTGTCCAAAGATGAAGGCGGCCGTCATACTCCGTTCTTCAAAGGCTACCGTCCGCAGTTCTACTTCCGTACAACTGACGTGACTGGCACCATCGAACTGCCGGAAGGCGTTGAGATGGTAATGCCGGGCGACAACATCAAAATGGTTGTTACCCTGATCCACCCGATCGCGATGGATGACGGTCTGCGTTTCGCAATCCGTGAAGGCGGCCGTACCGTTGGCGCGGGCGTTGTTGCTAAAGTTATCAGCTAA
- the coaA gene encoding type I pantothenate kinase: protein MSKKEQSLMTPYLEFNRSQWAALRDSVPMTLTEGEIARLKGINEDLSLEEVAEIYLPLSRLLNFYISSNLRRQAVLEQFLGTNGERIPYIISIAGSVAVGKSTTARVLQALLSRWPEHRRVELITTDGFLHPNEVLKERGLMKKKGFPLSYDMHRLVKFVSDLKSGVPNVKAPVYSHLIYDVIPDGDKTVTQPDILILEGLNVLQSGMDYPHDPHHVFVSDFVDFSIYVDAPEDLLQTWYINRFLKFREGAFSNPDSYFHNYAKLSTEEAVNIATSLWKEINWLNLKENILPTRERASLIMTKSADHAVEQVRLRK, encoded by the coding sequence ATGAGTAAAAAAGAGCAATCGTTAATGACGCCTTACCTTGAGTTCAACCGCAGCCAGTGGGCTGCACTTCGTGATTCAGTGCCGATGACCCTGACAGAAGGTGAAATCGCGCGGTTAAAAGGCATCAATGAAGACCTTTCTCTGGAAGAAGTTGCAGAGATCTATTTACCGTTGTCACGTTTACTCAATTTCTATATCAGTTCGAATTTACGTCGTCAGGCCGTTCTGGAGCAGTTCCTCGGTACCAACGGAGAACGCATTCCCTATATCATCAGCATTGCCGGCAGCGTGGCCGTGGGTAAGAGTACTACCGCCCGCGTGTTGCAGGCGCTGTTGAGCCGCTGGCCTGAGCATCGCCGCGTTGAGCTGATTACCACCGATGGCTTTCTTCACCCTAATGAGGTGTTAAAAGAGCGCGGGTTAATGAAGAAGAAGGGTTTCCCGCTGTCTTATGATATGCACCGGTTGGTGAAATTCGTATCCGATCTCAAATCTGGCGTACCTAATGTCAAAGCACCGGTCTATTCCCATCTTATCTATGATGTCATCCCCGATGGCGATAAGACGGTAACGCAGCCGGACATCCTCATTCTCGAAGGGTTAAACGTGCTGCAAAGCGGTATGGATTACCCACACGATCCGCATCATGTATTTGTATCGGACTTTGTCGACTTCTCTATTTATGTTGATGCGCCGGAAGATCTATTACAGACCTGGTATATCAACCGCTTCCTGAAATTCCGTGAAGGCGCGTTCAGTAATCCAGATTCTTATTTCCATAACTATGCCAAGTTATCCACTGAAGAAGCGGTCAATATCGCAACTTCCTTATGGAAAGAAATTAACTGGCTGAATTTGAAAGAAAATATACTACCAACTCGTGAACGTGCCAGTCTAATTATGACCAAGAGCGCCGATCATGCTGTAGAGCAAGTACGCTTACGTAAATAA
- the birA gene encoding bifunctional biotin--[acetyl-CoA-carboxylase] ligase/biotin operon repressor BirA: MKDNTIPLTLISILADGEFHSGEQLGERLGMSRAAINKHVQTLRDWGVDVFTVPGKGYSLPEPVQLLDEAFIKGQFTEGTIAVLPVIDSTNQYLLDRMDALHSGDTCVAEYQQAGRGRRGRKWFSPFGANLYLSMYWRLEQGPAAAMGLSLVIGIVMAEVLQSLGAEEVRVKWPNDLYLQDRKLAGILVELTGKTGDAAQIVIGAGINLAMRTVGADVINQGWINLQEAGIAVDRNQLAVRLISELRDALRLFEQEGLSPYLTRWKKLDNFINRPVKLIIGDKEIYGICRGIDAQGALLLDQDGIIKPWVGGEISLRSAG, encoded by the coding sequence GTGAAAGACAATACCATTCCATTAACGCTGATATCCATTCTGGCGGACGGTGAATTTCATTCTGGCGAACAGCTGGGTGAACGACTCGGTATGAGCAGAGCAGCGATTAATAAACATGTCCAGACCTTACGCGACTGGGGCGTGGACGTATTTACCGTGCCAGGGAAAGGGTACAGCCTGCCTGAACCTGTCCAGCTGCTTGATGAGGCTTTTATCAAAGGGCAGTTTACTGAGGGTACTATTGCCGTTCTGCCGGTGATCGACTCAACGAACCAGTATCTGCTGGATCGCATGGACGCCTTACACTCAGGCGATACCTGTGTGGCTGAATACCAGCAGGCCGGCCGCGGACGACGCGGGCGGAAGTGGTTTTCTCCCTTTGGTGCTAATCTCTATCTCTCCATGTACTGGCGTCTTGAACAGGGGCCGGCTGCCGCGATGGGCTTGAGTCTGGTCATCGGGATTGTCATGGCTGAGGTACTACAGTCCCTGGGGGCTGAAGAGGTGCGCGTAAAATGGCCCAACGATTTATATCTGCAGGACAGAAAGCTCGCGGGTATTCTGGTTGAACTGACAGGTAAAACGGGGGATGCCGCCCAGATAGTCATCGGTGCAGGTATTAACCTTGCCATGCGGACCGTTGGGGCAGACGTCATCAACCAGGGGTGGATCAACCTGCAGGAGGCTGGGATCGCTGTGGATCGTAACCAGCTGGCGGTACGACTCATCAGTGAATTACGCGATGCATTACGTCTGTTTGAACAAGAGGGATTAAGCCCTTATCTGACACGCTGGAAGAAGCTGGATAACTTTATTAACCGGCCAGTAAAATTAATTATCGGTGATAAAGAGATCTATGGCATCTGCCGGGGCATTGATGCTCAGGGAGCATTGTTATTGGATCAGGATGGTATTATCAAACCGTGGGTAGGCGGTGAAATATCATTAAGAAGTGCCGGATAG
- the murB gene encoding UDP-N-acetylmuramate dehydrogenase, with protein MNHSLKPWNTFGIAHQAAHIVRAENAQQLLSAWQEAVKNQHPVLLLGEGSNVLFLEDFAGTVIVNRIMGIDVVEQPEAWHLHVGAGENWHQFVQYTLDNGMPGLENLALIPGCVGSSPIQNIGAYGIELQRVCEYVDCLELETGNTLRLSAEECRFGYRDSAFKHQYQDRYAIVAVGFRLSKTWQPILTYGDLTRLDPRTATPQDVFNSVCHMRMTKLPDPRVNGNAGSFFKNPVITAQQAQALLAQFPAAPHYPQADGNVKLAAGWLIDQCELKGTTLGGAAVHRQQALVLINTGDATSKDVVQLAHHVRQQVGEKFNVWLEPEVRFIGQRGEVNAVEVIA; from the coding sequence ATGAATCACTCCCTCAAGCCCTGGAATACGTTTGGTATTGCACATCAGGCCGCACACATTGTTCGTGCAGAGAATGCGCAGCAATTACTCTCTGCCTGGCAGGAAGCGGTAAAAAATCAGCACCCGGTGCTGCTACTGGGAGAAGGCAGTAATGTTCTCTTCCTGGAAGACTTTGCCGGCACCGTCATCGTGAATCGTATTATGGGCATTGATGTCGTCGAGCAGCCGGAAGCCTGGCATCTGCACGTTGGGGCGGGGGAAAACTGGCACCAGTTTGTCCAGTACACGCTCGATAATGGTATGCCTGGTCTTGAAAACCTCGCGTTGATCCCCGGCTGTGTGGGTTCATCCCCTATTCAGAACATCGGTGCCTATGGCATCGAACTGCAACGCGTCTGTGAATACGTCGACTGTCTTGAGCTCGAAACGGGCAACACGCTACGTCTTAGCGCTGAAGAGTGTCGCTTCGGGTATCGTGACAGTGCATTCAAACATCAGTATCAGGACCGTTATGCCATTGTCGCCGTCGGTTTTCGTCTGTCGAAAACCTGGCAGCCGATCCTGACCTACGGCGATTTGACCCGCCTCGATCCGCGTACGGCCACTCCTCAGGATGTATTTAATTCAGTGTGCCATATGCGTATGACGAAGCTTCCTGATCCCCGGGTGAATGGTAATGCCGGCAGCTTCTTTAAGAACCCGGTTATCACCGCTCAACAAGCGCAGGCGTTGCTGGCACAGTTTCCCGCCGCCCCGCATTATCCGCAGGCAGATGGCAATGTGAAACTTGCCGCAGGCTGGCTCATCGATCAGTGCGAGTTAAAAGGGACGACGCTGGGTGGTGCAGCAGTGCATCGTCAGCAAGCACTCGTGCTGATTAACACCGGCGATGCCACCAGTAAGGATGTTGTGCAGCTTGCCCATCACGTTCGCCAGCAGGTCGGTGAGAAATTCAATGTCTGGCTGGAGCCGGAAGTACGATTTATTGGTCAGCGTGGTGAAGTGAATGCCGTGGAGGTGATCGCGTGA